Below is a genomic region from Persicimonas caeni.
ACCTTGGGCAGTACTCGAAATCGATTGTATGCCGCGAGTGTACATAAATCGGCGGGGTGGCAAAAGTGTGTTGAATGGCGATTCAGTCGCGGCGTCGATGTGGCGCAGGCCACGAACGCATTAGTCCAAGTTACCCTGAAACAACCTGCGAGGGCCCTGAGCGTCGCACTCTTTGCAGCGCAGCGGGAATTGGCGCAGCACCGCGAGCCAAAAGCCGATAAACGCGCCGGCGTAGAAAATGATCCCGTGGGTGTCTTTGAGGAACGCCGTCGCCGCAGTGTCGGGCAAAAAGATCGGGCCGATGCCCAACAGGATGACCGCGGACCAGTACCAGTGAAAGAGGCTGCCAAAGCCGATCTCTTGGCTGTGGCACTTGGGGCAGGCGAGGGTGGACGAGGCGAGTTGGCTCGACTCGGCTTCGTCGCTCTCGAAGTCGTCCCAGTCGTCGTCGATGATCGAGCCGGGCTCGCCGGCCGGTGCATCGCGCAACACCTCGACGGCCTCGTCGGCGTCGTCTTCGCGGATCACCAATTTGATGCCGCCGACGGCGGCGCCCAGGAGGGGATCGGCGACCATCATATTCTCGTCGTCCAGCCGACACGAGATGCCGTGCTCTTCGAGGCGCGTCCGGGCGATATTGGCTTCGACCGGGCTTTGAAACGTCGCGATTACAACGGTCGTGTCGGTCATCGGCTCTCCTGGTAGATCCCCTGTAGGTATGCACGTCTGCGCTCAGCATGACAGCTGCCCGCCAGCCTGTCCAACATGGTGTCTGATATCGTGTTGCGGGCTATATGAGCACGCGCTGTCCACGTGTCACACAAACGCGATTCGATCGTCACACAATTGAATTCTGGCCCCAAGGTCTGCTAAGTTGCCGCCATCTGCAGTGAAACTGGGCGATTTTGCACCACTGGCACGGACGAGATGAGGCCGATGATGATTGATTTGCGCAAACTGATGGCGAGCGTTTTTGTGGTGCTCTTGGTTGCGTCTTTGGGCGCTGCATGCAGCGATGACACCGACAGTGGCGGCCAAGGTGGTGGTGACGAGTGCGAAAGCGGCGAATCGTTCAACGTGCTCAGCGGTCGGTGCGAGCCGATTGCCCGCGACAACAACTCGGGCAGCGACGGAGGCACCACCCCGGGCGTCGACGGCGGGACTGATCCCGGCAGCGACGCCGGCGGCACCGAGCAGTGCCCGGAGGGGCAGTCTTATAACCCAGTTTCCGGCGTCTGCGAGCCAAACGGCTCGGAAACCGACGCCGGGACGAACCCCGGCGAAGACGGCGGCTCGGGCTACGACGGCGGCCCCATCGGCGGCACCTGCGGGCCGGGCACCGTCATCGGCAAGGCGTGCGCGCCCTCCGGCGAGTTGCTCGCCGGCGCCACGGTGACCATCGAGGGCTTCGATTGTGACGGCAACCCCTACACCGACACCGTGCAGACCGACGCCAACGGCAACTTCCAGTTCGACGACGTGCCCGCCGGCCAGCACACGCTGACGATCAGCACCGGCTCGTTCAGCCGTAACCAGACGATCATCGTGCAGAACGGCCAGACTCTCGATTTGAGCAGTGCGGCGGCCAAGGTCTGCCTCGACGGCGGCAGCGTCAAAATCGCGGTCATCGAGGGCGCCTACGACCACGTCGCCGGCATCCTCGACGACCTGCAGCTCGACTACGACATCAAGGGGAACGACAAGATGTCGTCGTTCTTCGAGCCCAACGGGCGCTACAGCGACTCGCTGGCCTTTCTGAAGGACTCGGCGGCCATGTCGCAGTACGACATCATCTTCATCAACTGCGGCGAGTTGTGGAACGTCATGGGTCAGAACAACTCGGGCGACGTCTCCACGGTGATCGCGAACCTGTCGTCGTACCTGAGCGCGGGCAACAGTCTGTACGTCTCCGACTGGTCACATCCCTTCCTCGAGAAGGTCTTCGCCGACGCGGTCGACTTCCACGGCGACGATCAAACCATCAACGACGCGCGTATCGGTTACGCGCCGCAGACGATCTCCGCACAAGTGACCTCGCAAGGGCTCCAGACCGCGCTGGGCAACACGCAGGCGACCATCGAGTTTCCCCATGACCCGACCGCCAACCCGCCCATCATCAACAACAACTGGGTCGTGGCCGAAGGCGCCGGCGCCTCGAGCACGATTCACCTGCAGGGCGACGCGCAACTGTGCTCACAGCCGTTCTCCAGTCTGAGCCGCTGCGACTCGGCCGCCGGCACTCAGCCGAGCTCGCCGCTCCTGATCTCTTATCAGGGCGCCGGCGGCGGTACCGCGATTTACACGGCGTTCCACAACGAGCGTCAGTCGGCGCTCAACCAGGACATGGAGAAGATCCTCAAGTTCCTGATCTTCCAGTTGTGAGAGATCGAGGGATCGAGAAATCGAAGGAAAGGCCGCGGATGGCGCGGATGACACGGATAAACTGCGCGACGCATCGAATGCTTGCGAGACATTTGCAGTTGTAGTTAGTAGTTTACTCGATCCCTCAATCCTCTTTCTCCAAAGGAGCTTCACAATGGCAGAATTGAGAGTACGCGGTACCGACACCGTCCTGACCGAGCCGGGGGCCATCAAAGACTTCGTTGGCGCCTACGGCCTCGACTACGAGGTGTGGAATATCGACAAGTTGCACTCCGAGGAGGCCAAGGCGGTCGAGGCCGACACCGAGCAGGAGCGCATCCTCGAGGTCTTCTCCGACGAAATCGAGGCCCTCAAGGAGCGTGGCGGCTACGAGACGGCCGACGTCATCGCGCTGTCGCCCGATACGCCCAACCTCGACGATATCTTGGCCAAGTTCGACAAGGAGCACGAGCACACCGAAGACGAGGTGCGCTTTGTGGTCGACGGACGCGGCGTCTTCGTCATCCACGCCCCCGACGACAAAGTCTTCGACGTCGAAGTCCACCCTGGCGATCTCTTGGTCGTCCCCGAGGGCACCTGGCACTGGTTCGAGTTGTGCGAGGACAAGCAGATCAAATGCATTCGCGTCTTCACGTCGAAGGACGGCTGGGTGGCGCATTATCGCGAAGAAGCCGCTGAGTAGAGTAGGCGCCAGGTGCCTGAAGCCCTTCGCTTCGCCGCACTCAAATCGTAGTTCGCGCCGCAGTGAAGGCGCCCCTAATAGCGGGCGTCACGCCTCTGCATGGCCAACTCAATTGGATTGATGATGACCCCACAACACCTCACCGCCTGCGTCCTCGCCGCAACTCTACTGTCCCCTGCAGCGGTATCGGCGGCGGTCAACCTGGACGCCACCGAGGTGCGAAGCTTCGAGATCCCTGAGGGCTTCAACCTCGGCCAGGCTCAGATTCAAGCGCAGGATGGCAAGACCGTCATCTCGGCGACCACCGGTCAGGACGCCGACACCGCGTGCACCGTGTTGGTGGCAGACGACGCCGGCGCAACGTCTTATGCGTATCAGTACGCCGGTGGCCCGACCGCGTGCGCCGGGGTGCTGCCGCATCCCGACGGCGGGTTTTTCGTGCGCGGCGGCGAGGCCGACGCCCAGCAGGGCGACGTCTACGGTTTCACCGCGCGCATCGACGCCGAGGGCAACGAGGTGTGGGCGCTGGCCGACCAAGAGCTGGTCGACGCGGCTGACGAAGCCGACGGCGGCACCGGCTCCTTTTTGGGCGAATACGTCAGCCCGCACGCCCAGATGGCCTACAGCGCCGAATTCGACAAGCTTCTGGCGTTTACCAACGGCCAGCTCAACATCGGCGGCGCCCAGCCGCTGACCCAGGCGCACGTGGTCGACGCCGACGACGGTCGGCTGCGCGTCAGCGGCCAGACCTTCGGGCTAAGCGGCAGCGCAGGGGTCATCGCCGAGGCGGTCAGCCGCACCTCCGACGGCTATTTTCTGCTCTACATCTACGACGCCGGCTCGCAGGGCGCGCACTTCTTCAGCTACAACGGCCGCAACAGCATCGACGCGTTCAAACCGCTGGGCGAGGACTGGTCGACGCGCTATGTGCGTCAGATGGTCTACGGCCAGCAGGGCAACGCCTTTTTGCTGTGGACGCCGACCAACGATCCGGCCGCGCCTACGAACGTGACCGTGGTCGACGACGAGGCAGGCGAGGTCTGGTCGGCGAGCTTCGAGGCGACGGTCGACGCCTCGTCGGAGTCCATCGAGCTCGGCTTGCCGCTGGGCATGTGGGTGGGTGCGAATCACGCGCTGATCTTGTACAATGCGGCCAACGAGCTCGTGTTGCGCGTGGCGGACGCCGCCACCGGTGATGAACTCGGTGTGGCGCCGCTCGGCGGGCTGACCGAGCACAGCCCGGCGGCGATCGTCGAAGGCGCCGACGGAAGCTTGAAACTCTTGGCGATCAACTCGAGTGGCACGACCGTGCACGAGTATCGCCTCGACATCAGCCAGGGAGCTGGCGGCGGTGAAGACGCAGGCGGTGACGCCGGTCTTGGCGATGCCGGCAGCGGCTCTGGCGGCGGAGGCGGCGACGAAGGCTGCGCCACCTCCTCGCCGACCGCCCCGGCGCCTGTGTCGGGTGCCGTGTTGGCGATTTTGCTCACAGTGTTTACCATCGCAAACCGTAGAAGGTCTTCCTGCTAACTTGGAGAAGTCTCGATGCCTGAGTTCGAACGCGAGCCGCTCGACCTGAGCGCGATTCCGCAGAAGCTGCAAAAGCACGTCCAGCCGGACGCGCCGTCCAAGCTCAAGATGATGGCCGCGCGCGGCATGTTGCCCGCGCCGCCCGAGCAGATGGTCAAGGTGCTGTACCAGCTCCACTTCGACTCGGATCAGAAGGTCGCCGGGGCCGCCAAGGACTCGCTGGCCGACATGCCGCCCAACGTGCTGGGGCCGGCCATCCAGAACGCCGACCACGCCGGCCTGCTCGACTGGGTCGGCACCGTGCGCGCGGACAGCTCCGAGATCGGCACCATTGTGGTGCGCAACCAGGCCACCGACGACCAGACGGTGGCCAGGCTCGCCGAGAAGGCCGACAGCCAGCTCGCCGACGTCATCGCCACCAACCAGGTGCGTATCCTTCGCACCCCCAAGATCATCGAAGGGCTGTACAAGAACACCGCCGTCAGCTCGGCGACCATCGACAGCCTCATCGAATTGGCCCAGCGCAATAACGTCGAGCTCAAGGGGCTTCCCGGGCTGTCCGACGCGCTCAAGACCGGCCAAGACCTCTTTGGGGACAAGGGCGCCGACGACGAGAGCTTCTCGGCGCTGCTCCAGCAGGAATCGGAGCGCGTCGAAAAGGAAGAAGAAAAGCGGCGCATGCTCGAGGAGGCCGGCGAGAAGCTGACGCGCTCGCAGCGCGAGAAGCTTCGCCAGGAACTCGACCTCGGCCCCGAAGAAGAAGAGGAAGAGGGCGACGAGTTCGACGAACTCGACGACGGTTCGGGTGCACGCGGCAACCTGTACGCCCAGCTCAGCGACATGTCCATCGCTCAGAAGATCCGCCTGGCCACCGTCGGCAGCCGCGAGGCGATCAAGATCTTGGTGCGCGACCAGAACAAGCTCGTGCACATGGCCGCGATCAAGAGCCCGCGCATCAAGCCGGCCGACATCGCCAAATTTGCCGGCAACAAGTCGCTTCCCGACAACGTCATCGAGTATATCGCCAACAACCGCGATTGGACGCGCAAATACGACGTGGTCAAAAACCTGGTCAACAACCCGAAGACGCCGCTCAAGGATACGATGAAATTCTTGAAGCACCTTCGTCAGAATGACCTGCGCGACGTCATGCGCAGTCGCAACGTGCCGCACCAGGTCTCACGCGCGGCCAAGTCGCTGATGCGTAAGCGAGCCGGCACCTGAGCCCGTTCGCACTTCTCGAAGCCCTTTTGATCCTGTGACCGAGAATTCCATGCAGGAAAATCTGCCACCCTGTGGACTCTACCGCACCACCGAGCCGCTCCCGGGAAAAGAGCAGTGGGTGCGCGCCGGGATGCTTGTCTACTTTCACAACCACTCCCAGCAGGGCCCCCCGCTGCTTTTGCTGCCGGCTGAGAACAAGCTCAACCGCTGGGTCTTCCACGACAAAGGCTACCTGATCCGCGAGCCCGGCTACGTCGAGACCCTCGAGGGGCTCAAAGACGAGAGCCTGTACGTGCTCGCCGAGCCGATCTACTTGTCGCGCGAAGAGTTCATCCCCGAGGACACCCTCGTGCAGCTGGGCTACAACCGCTCGGCCGATCCGATCTTGTTCCTCGGCCAATTCGAGGACAACGCCATCTTCTTCCCCGACAGCGGGCTCAAGTGCACCAGCGAGGTGTTCGACTTGTTGGAGGACGTGCGGTTCCGCGTGCCCGGCCAGGACGGCGATAGGCATCACTGACGGCGGCGAAAAAGCGAACAAGCAAAAGAGCAAAGAAGTAAAAGAGTAAAAGAGCAAAGAAGTAAAAGAGTAAAAGAGCAAAGAAGTAAAAGAGTAAAAGAGCAAAGAAGTAAAAGAGTAAGAAAGTAAAAAAGCAAAAGAGCAACAGCGTCACTCGCCGTTGCTCTTTTGCTTGTTCGCTTTTTAGCTCTTTTGCTGCCTTAAAGCTCTTTTGCTTGTTCGCTCTTTAGCTCTTTTGCTGCCTTACAGCTTGCCGAGCACGATGTCCTTCATCTTCGAGCCCTCATACCGACCTTTGATCTTGGGCATCACGTAGCCCATGACCTTGCCCATGTCGGCCTTCGACGAGGCGCCGGTCGACTCGATGGCTTCGTCGACCAGAGCTTCGGCTTCGTCGTCGGTCATCTGCTCGGGCAGGTACTCCTCGATGACCTTGATCTCGGCCTCTTCCTTCTCGGCGAGCTCGTCGCGGCCGCCGTCGGCGTACATCTCGGCCGCCTCGCGACGCTTCTTGGCCTCCGTCGACAGCACGCTGATGACCTCGTCTTCGTCGAGGTCGTCGCCCTTGTCGATACGCGCGTTCTTCAGGCTCGACAGCAGCGAGCGGATCGTCTGGAGCTTGTCCTTCTCACGCGCTTTCATGGCCGCCTTCATGTCGGCCTTCATCTGTTGAATCGTTTCCGTTTCAGCCATTGGGCTCACCTTGGGTGAGAGCGAAAAGCTCGAGAGAAAAAAGTAAAAGAGTAAAAGAGCAAAGAAGCAACACCGTTGCTTTGACTTCTTCGCTCTTTCACTTGCTTGTAGTTCTTTAACTTCTTCGCTCTTTAACTCGTTCGCTCTTTGACTTGTTAGCTTTTTCGCTGTTTAGCTTTTCGCTGCCTTATTCGGCGGTTTCGACCAGCGTGTTCGCCACGCCGTGAATGATGTCCTTTTTGGCCTCGTACATCTCGGCTTCGCTGAAGATAAACAGCGTGGCGGTCTGGTCGCCTTCGCGTTTGATGGTGTAGCCGAGGAACTGGATCTCTTGGTCCATGTCCTCTTTTTCGAGCACGCCGGTGCCGGTGCCCTTGAACACGGGCATGCCGTTGATGGTGCTCGGGCCGGTCTTCTCGACCTTGATGTCCTTGAACTGCAGGTCGGCGCGCATGTCGTTGAGCATCGACTTGGCGAGCTCCTGGGACTTCGAGCCGGCCAGAAGCACGGTCGTCGAGCCTTCCGGATCGGTAGCCGACACGCCCTCGTCGTCTTTGACGACTTTCCAGTCTTCGGGCACGCGGAACTTCAGCCCGTAGGTGTCGCTTTCGACCCATTGGCCGGCCTGCTCTTCCTCGGCGGCCTCTTCTTCTTGGGCGCCTTCGTCGGCCTTCTCGGCCTCTTCGCCCTCGTTGGCCTCGTCGGCTTTGGCGGCCGTTTCGGTCTCGGCTTTCTCTTCGCCGCCGTCGGTCTTCGACTCACACCCGACTCCGGCCAGGAGCACGAGCGACAGAACCAACAAGCTCGTCAGTACCTTCTTCATTTTTATCCCTGAGAAATTGGGTGATTTATGCTATTTCCTACCACGTGGATTGATAACGTCTAGTAGTACTAGAGCCTCGTTCCCTTTGGTGCAAGCGGTAACGTCGTGAGTGACGACAGTCAGGTCACCTGCCCAGAATGCCAGACGACCCAGTCGGCCAAGGCACCGTTTTGCGAGAATTGCGGCTATCGTATCCGTCGCAGCGACACGGTCAAGGAAGGTCATCAGGTCGTGACCGACGAAATGCTGCAACGGCTGCGCCGAAGTCGCACCGACCAAGACCCGAGCCAAACAGGCCGGCAAGTGGGCCAGACCGCCAACGACGGCGGCGCGCCTTTTACCGGCGCGGGCCGCCCTGCAGCAGGCCGCTCGTCCAAGATGCCCTCGCCCGAGGAGCCCCAGACCCAGATCGAGGGGCTGCAGGCCGTCGGTTCGGCCGATATCAGTGCCGAGACGCCGGCGGCCGCACACTCGGCCGAGCTTTCGGCCGCCACCTCACAGAGCGCGCTCATGGAGCGGCCCGCTCCCGACGCTGGCGGCGGCAAGATGGCCATCTACGTGACCATCTGGCTGAGCCTGACCGCCGTCGCCGTGCTGGCCACCTACTTTCTGGCCACGCGCCTGCCCGATGATGCGTCGGCCGACGCCGTCGATGTGCCCGAAAAAGTCGACATCCCCGAAGGCCCGTTTTTGCGCGGCCTCGAGGAAGACGTGCGCTCGTTCATCTTGCAGATGTGCCAGAAGGTCGAAGACGATCCCAAGGAGACCTGCAAGCAGGACAAGCTCCTTGCCGGCGAATTTCCCGAGAAGACCGTCGAGCTCGCCGCCTACGAAATCGACGCGACCGAGACGACCGTCGGCGAGTACCAAGACTGCGTCGACGCCGACGGCTGCGAGCCCATCGACTATAAGGCGTGCGAGGTGTGGACCCACCAGGGCCTGCAGATCTCGCTTCGGGTGCCCAAGGCGCTCCAAGAGCCGAATATGCCGGTGACCTGCGTGAGCCAAGCCCAGGCCAAAGCTTACTGCAAATGGGCCGGTGGCAAGCTGCCCAGCTCCGACCAGTGGGAGAAGGCCGCCCGCGGCGACAAAGGCAAGCTCTTCCCCTGGGGCACCTCGTGGTCGAGCGACATCGCCAACTGGGGTGAGATGGACATCGCCAAAAACCCCATCGTCGGCAAGCTCGACGGCTTCGAGTGGACCGCGCCGCCGGCGAGTTTCCCCAACGGCAAGAGCCCCTACGGCGTCTACGACATGGCCGGAAACGTCGCCGAGTGGGTCGACAATGGCGAAAAGCTCGAGCTCGAGGCGCGCGGCGGCTCCTGGACGAGCCACCCGTTCGATCTGCGCGTGACCTCGCGCATGGAGCTCGAGCCCGACGACACCCGCACCGACGTCGGCTTTCGCTGCGTTTACTAAACCACATCACGCCGCCAACTCACCGCCACTCTGCACCTGAAGGGCGACCCAGCGACACGCCCCGACGAGTCGGTCGATCTGCGTGGCGTCGACGTCTTTCCACACGCCTCCGGCGAGCCCGACGGCCACCACGGCGCCGTTTTCCTCCGGCTGTAGCCCCTCACTCTCCAGCAACTCGACGTCTTCGCCGA
It encodes:
- a CDS encoding formylglycine-generating enzyme family protein, producing the protein MSDDSQVTCPECQTTQSAKAPFCENCGYRIRRSDTVKEGHQVVTDEMLQRLRRSRTDQDPSQTGRQVGQTANDGGAPFTGAGRPAAGRSSKMPSPEEPQTQIEGLQAVGSADISAETPAAAHSAELSAATSQSALMERPAPDAGGGKMAIYVTIWLSLTAVAVLATYFLATRLPDDASADAVDVPEKVDIPEGPFLRGLEEDVRSFILQMCQKVEDDPKETCKQDKLLAGEFPEKTVELAAYEIDATETTVGEYQDCVDADGCEPIDYKACEVWTHQGLQISLRVPKALQEPNMPVTCVSQAQAKAYCKWAGGKLPSSDQWEKAARGDKGKLFPWGTSWSSDIANWGEMDIAKNPIVGKLDGFEWTAPPASFPNGKSPYGVYDMAGNVAEWVDNGEKLELEARGGSWTSHPFDLRVTSRMELEPDDTRTDVGFRCVY
- a CDS encoding putative signal transducing protein gives rise to the protein MTDTTVVIATFQSPVEANIARTRLEEHGISCRLDDENMMVADPLLGAAVGGIKLVIREDDADEAVEVLRDAPAGEPGSIIDDDWDDFESDEAESSQLASSTLACPKCHSQEIGFGSLFHWYWSAVILLGIGPIFLPDTAATAFLKDTHGIIFYAGAFIGFWLAVLRQFPLRCKECDAQGPRRLFQGNLD
- a CDS encoding GatB/YqeY domain-containing protein, whose amino-acid sequence is MAETETIQQMKADMKAAMKAREKDKLQTIRSLLSSLKNARIDKGDDLDEDEVISVLSTEAKKRREAAEMYADGGRDELAEKEEAEIKVIEEYLPEQMTDDEAEALVDEAIESTGASSKADMGKVMGYVMPKIKGRYEGSKMKDIVLGKL
- a CDS encoding 1,2-dihydroxy-3-keto-5-methylthiopentene dioxygenase: MAELRVRGTDTVLTEPGAIKDFVGAYGLDYEVWNIDKLHSEEAKAVEADTEQERILEVFSDEIEALKERGGYETADVIALSPDTPNLDDILAKFDKEHEHTEDEVRFVVDGRGVFVIHAPDDKVFDVEVHPGDLLVVPEGTWHWFELCEDKQIKCIRVFTSKDGWVAHYREEAAE
- a CDS encoding carboxypeptidase regulatory-like domain-containing protein; translated protein: MMIDLRKLMASVFVVLLVASLGAACSDDTDSGGQGGGDECESGESFNVLSGRCEPIARDNNSGSDGGTTPGVDGGTDPGSDAGGTEQCPEGQSYNPVSGVCEPNGSETDAGTNPGEDGGSGYDGGPIGGTCGPGTVIGKACAPSGELLAGATVTIEGFDCDGNPYTDTVQTDANGNFQFDDVPAGQHTLTISTGSFSRNQTIIVQNGQTLDLSSAAAKVCLDGGSVKIAVIEGAYDHVAGILDDLQLDYDIKGNDKMSSFFEPNGRYSDSLAFLKDSAAMSQYDIIFINCGELWNVMGQNNSGDVSTVIANLSSYLSAGNSLYVSDWSHPFLEKVFADAVDFHGDDQTINDARIGYAPQTISAQVTSQGLQTALGNTQATIEFPHDPTANPPIINNNWVVAEGAGASSTIHLQGDAQLCSQPFSSLSRCDSAAGTQPSSPLLISYQGAGGGTAIYTAFHNERQSALNQDMEKILKFLIFQL